One Scophthalmus maximus strain ysfricsl-2021 chromosome 7, ASM2237912v1, whole genome shotgun sequence genomic window, CGTCTAACAACACGTGGAATAACATGTTtccagaaagggggaaaaggtGTAATGGGGCATACgtgtttttcctgttgtgtttgtgttgagtgaGATAAGGCACTCGCTTCCACCAGAGATCGGCCTCAGGGTGGGGCTTCTCTCACACCTCTGACACGCAACGTCAGGTGGAGCAGGGGGAACGTGTCGCTGCTTGCTCCTGCAGTGAGGTGCATTCTTCGGATGTGCTCAACGTCCCACACTCGGCTGTGGGCAAATCACCGGAATCAGTCCAAATCTGGCCTCGGTGTGAACCTAAACCTGTTTGTCGACATCGGTAATGCAGGTTCCcccttttggtttgttttattctgttgatAATTTATATGCAATGTACACTTTAGGAGGGAATGCAATGTAGTCCAAGAGCCCTGTGTCCTCGCTATTGGGCGTAGAAGGTATGGCGTGGAGTGAGCTGATCCACTTCCAGTGGAGGCTGAAGAAAGGCACGACGTCCtcaaaggtttattttttccgCTGGAAGCTGTTGTCTAACATCTGACGGCAGTCGTTGGAGGATAGCGATtgtaaatgtgaaagaaaaacaagatacCAATAATAGTTACAGCAAAGCtgttgaaaaattaaatgagtaCAATCAAAAGTCAATTGGAATCAGGAAGTATAGATTTCTGAATTACCTTTGCATAGCTGTGACATgtgccaggaaaaaaacaacttattatAGTTCCAGTGAAAAAGCAGCATGAAGTCGTCAAATTAATATCACCTTAttttatcaaacaaacacattcagtccaaaaaaagtaaaaagaaaccCTATTATTACAATCAATGTAATTCAATGGTAATAAATCAGCTGTCTTGTATGTCATTTAAGACTTGGGCAGCTGGAAATAAGGGCCGTGACGGTaaacacggaaaaaaaaaacaagttaacaGCCACAAAACAGCTTTAATTTTCCACATTTGCTCGATCACAGATAGGCGGGCGCAACAAATGTCAATCTACGATACGGAGCTGTGCTGGCACAGGTTGCTATTAGGGGAACATACCAACTGCCACCGTCACCGTTAAAAAGTCCCttgtcagtgtttttgcttCATTCCAATGTGTTCAGAATGACTTTGAATGAACAGAAAGTTCACCAACTCTCGATGTGACTCCTCTGCTGTCAGGTGTAGGCAGGCCCATGTTGTGGGTGGGGGGCGTCCACCGGCACGTGTTATCATTTCCACATGTTTCACTGCATGGTGCTGACCACTCAGAGCAGAACCGTGATGCAGCTGTGCTAGTTTACAGGAAAGGTCAGTCTGCTTCATCTTCTGTGTCCTGTCTGTGCTTTTTTTGCGTCCTTCAGCCCTGGAGGCAGAGCGAGTATTTGGGGTTCTTTCCTTCCTGATGGCCGTGAGCACTGGTGCCCTGTGTCTGGTGTTTTCCCTCTGCTGGACGTCTCAGACGGTGCGGTCCTACTCCAACACCCGCTCCCTCCTCATGGCAGGACAGGCGCTCTACCCCaccaccctgctgctgctcaccatGGCCTCCACAGGTAACACCGGCGGCACCGCAGTGTGTCCCCGAGTCATACAGCGCGTTTTAATGTTTCaccctttttaaataaatacatacgaTTCCAAGCAAAGTGTAGTAAAAAAATAGCTCCAGTTCACCTCCAAATGGCTTCTGTGGATTGTGTAGTTCACGTCGAACCGACACCTACAGAAACTCTTTTCATGTGCAGCTCATTTACATACCCTGCAAGGCAGCAGATTTTAAAGCcacttttttcctttccttggAATTGCAGTTCATTATCATATAAACTCGTTTCTAAAGCTCACGGCATGTAATAATTGACCctaatgactttttaaaaactcgtttctcctcctctggcaggtttcttcttcctcctcagctggTCTCTTTTCACATATCAGCACAGGGAAGAAATTCGTCAAGGCCCCTCCGGCCTCGGCTCTTCCTACTGGCTCGGGGCTTGCGGttgggtgctgctgctggtcgtgGAGATGATGGTGTTTATCGCCGAGCAAGCGACTGTGCCAGACATCCGTCCGGACCTGGAGAGGGCCGTGGAGTCGTGGCGGATTTCCTCTCAAGCCGGGGCCGCGAGACGCTCTCTCAGCGACAGGTATCAGCCTGGCCACAGCAAGAGCAACATTCCTCCAAAGTGGTATTCGCCATGAATGTCATGCAGACATGAGGACGCGAGAGACGCGATGATTCTCGGCGAGAGAGCAGCAATTCCAGGCCCATTTATCCTCTCACTCATTCATGAATGCTGATTAACTGTGAGTTAAAAAATGTGGCAGGAGAAATTAGGAGTCTCCGAAAATCCTGAAAGACAGTGGGACTGAATGCTCCGGCGTCCTGCAGGGGTTGACTGACTGAGGTGGTTAAAGGGGAAGTAAGCTATTTTGGAGAACCATTGTTTGATGTCGTTTTTTCTGACCACACTGGCAGGGGGTCGAACTCGCAGTCCCGGGCTTGGGAGATGGACGCGCTAGCGAGGAGGCCAGAACCCCTGAGGCCTTGCGTTTTGGCACTAGCACATCTcctaaggtgtcggggagtgatgttctCCCACCGCACACATATTGTTgtgtgctccttttttttttcaattttatagAGCCAGGGCTGTGCAGTAAAATCTGATAAGCTttcagcgcgcacacacaactgACAACTAGCAGACCCGCGAGGAAATGTTCACtgagttttattattaaaatcgcttactgtccctttaattcTGCAGTTTCTAGTTGTCAGTATggactgaaataaaacagaaaaaaatacacactaaGAACCTGTAAAACCGACCCGGAAACCTAAATGATGAGAAAGACGAGGGCCGCACTAGGTCAAGGTGATGGGCAGGATTTGTGTGGTCCAGCTTTGCCTCTGGGCGCCAGGTACTGATCCAGGTATTTGACTTTGAACTTGTTCCTTCACCTGAAAAATTAAGTAGGCGCTGCGACGTACTTGATGAATGTTGATGAACAGCACCATCTTGTGATGACTATGTGACACTTACTGACTGTAAAACTCAACCGGAGGAGAATTAACTCTTTCTACAGTAACTCCGTTGTTTACTTTATGTGAGCTGATGATCAGCTATGTGGTCGTAACCTGTTCAAATGATCCCTTTTtccatataaaatataattagcAGCCATATGGATACCAAAATGCACTTCATGTACGTTCAACAAACCTTTGTCTAACCGTGGTGCTCGGACTCTAAGCTCCCTTCCactgctaaagttaataaaaagtTTACATCCTTGACACTGTGAGAGTGGGCGTTTTGAGGCGGAAACGTGGTTCACTGCTTGGACAGTTGTCCCTACAATCTGCGCCACCAGGGATTCCATGTGTCATctgcctccgtgtgtgtgtgtgtgtgtgtgtgtgtgtgagaaatgcTTGCCTCGTGCATTTCCAGAGTACAGTTGCCAGCTCTGCAGAGCATTTGGACCCCCCGACAACAGACTGCCTCCAAAGTCGTTATTTACTTTTCCCTCACACATtcccaggaggagaggaggcgctCCGATTGCTGGACTGCTCGTGTTTATGTTCTCAACCTGCCAAAGTGGGGGAGAATTAAGTGGCTCTGGCTCTGTTAATTGGGCGTTAATCAGGTGTTGCTCTAATTAAAAGGCAGTTCCGCCCTGTTGGGCCCTGGTAATGAGTTTGTTATTAAATCCACCGaggatttttgtttctttttcaatttaccAAGAGGGTAGTGCTTAATTGCTGTGTAAATGAGGAGAGTGTCCTTGAAGGTCGTCCTGCATCGGCACGCAATCCGTGAACAGCAATGTTCCAAAGAGCATCCCCCATCAAGCAATTTCAAACCCATTCACTCGGCTGTGTGTTCACCTCTTGTGCCAATGCTGCGCCTCTCAGCAGTGTTATTTTACTTCAGGTCTAATTGTTAAAAGTCGCCTCTTCAAACCTCACTTGCTAAATCAAGAGAGCAGGTAACCCACTTTCTTTTGTAAATAATAGCTCTTTTTAGAATTGATTTCCTTTCCGTCTAAAGTGGTTTTTATTTCCCCAGGTATGCGCTATCTGGGCCCCTGAAAGCAACCGTGTCTTTTAtggctgcctgtgtgtctcgTCAACAAACCTTCCACTTTTCACCTTCCAAAACCACATGCGCTGCTCTTTTCACCTTCCTGAGAGAAACGGACTAAAGGTTGACAATGCCTTCAGAGGAAGAAGGGGCGGCATCAGTGTGGAGATAGTGAGATGTTTAGGCACAAAGGGGGGcaaaaaatgacagatgagTGGTGGAAGATGCtacacagagacaagacacaGAGAGATCGCGGGCGTCGATTGTTGAAGGGCATTCGCCGCGGCGACATCAATCAGAAGATGGTACCAAGATACCAGCAGGCCGCCAGCGTTTCCTGCCCGCGGCTGGCAGCATGTGTCGAACACAGCCTGGGCTAAACCACAGCCCTTCAAATCAATTAGAGACCAATTACACAGCCATGTCCTCCTAATTATGTTGCACTACCACCATGCCACCactcagttgtgtgtgtgtgtgtgtgtgtgtgtgtgtgtgtgtgtgtgtgtgtgtgtgtgtgtgtgtgtgtgtgtgtgtgtgtgtgtgtgtgtgtttctctgcgtcccagtgtgtggttgtgttcaTTAAGATGAATAAATAGTCGTTGCCAACTGCCAAGATGAAGCATCTTTAATCTGATGATCAGAGCTGTAAGTTTGTATttaagggggtggggggagccacagacagaagaacaaaaaaaacaaaaaaaccccactgtggTTTTCTCCTTTACCTTTTGGTGGTGCTGGTGTAACATTTATCGCTTTGCCTCTTGCAGTGAAATCtcagaaaagaaataataagaTAAGAAAAATCTGCCCATGcatgtgttttacttttatttgcaAGGTAGACAAAGTGAGATAAATATTGTCGAGCATATTTCAGACGATTTAGAGCCAGAACCTGCTGGACTACTTAATAAGTCAGGTTTTATTTGGCTCGATCTGGGAGCACATGATGAATTATGAAATAAAGCgagaactattttttttttatttctctgtggatTACATAATTCACTCAGAGCATTTGTAACTTACCTGACAGGTTAACGCCGTCGggttcaaagtaaaaaaacacttgagGTAATACGCGGAGAGACAAGACGGCAGGGAAGAAACAAGACGTCAAGATGAGAGGCGGAGAGaacaaagggggagagaggattGGAGATGTCACAAAATAGTTTCACACTGTCCCTGAATTCTGTACAGGAACATGCGGCGTCAGATGTCGAGGAACTCCATACCcgagtctttttcttttgttgctccATCCTTTTCCACCAGCTCTGTGGGGCCACGGCTGTTCTGACGTGGTCGACCACTGGAGTATTGTGCTGTGCATCAGCGTCATCAGTATAAGTGGACACTCTTACAGGACGGAGAAGTCAGGAAATTTGATGTCTGCAGTCGTATAATCTCAGAGAAAGCAAACGGAGGGAGGATGTGGGGAGAGTAATCATTGTGTccttcagttgtttttcttgcagTGACCCAGTTCATCTTGCCTGTAGAATCTGCAATGAGCCATTGCTCTTTGTGACTGACATCCCACCCGGACCACCCGGCTGATTACATTTGTTCAGCAGGACTGAAGAACTGAGCGCGATGGGGACGAGCGGGAAGGGGAGAGACACTGCTTGCCTCAGGGAGGCAGAGTTTCTTGACTATCCCGCACCAACATGCATCCATTGGATTTGAGAGTGCAGATGTGTTTTGCACAacagaactctctctctctctctctctctctctctctctctctctctctctctctctgctgtctcttGTATTaacgttgtgttttttcaggttACAATTATGAAACCCAGTGCATGTACCATGTCTGCCTCCCGCTTCACTTCCTCATAAGCGCCGTCGTCTCGGACAACTCAGTCCAGACAATGAAGCCGTAGTCCCATTCTCGCTGCCCCTATTCATTCCCAGCCAAATGTAGCCGCTCCCTTCTCTTATCGCTGCGTGACCAaggaaattaaattacaaatatGATCACTTGGCGCCCATTTCTTCAACAGTGTGCCTCTGCTTTGCATACAGAGTGTGCTTGCTTTCGGGGACGCGTCGTGCGAAGTTACTTATTGGCATATTTATGATAATGGGCTCCAGTGGAGTCCGACGCACATTTTCCCAATGACAGTGAATGGCGCAAGGAAGTGAAGCGAGGGGAGGCTGCATGTTCACATGAAGACATGGTTGCAGCCGTCCGGGGAAAATAATTTCGCAGGCGTGACTAATCTAAAAAAGCAGCGAGAACTGTGAAAATGAGTGGACAAACAGGCACTCACTCAGGATGGCTCCAAAGTCCCACCTACTTAgtgtatttatcttttaatgAATTTTAGGCCAGGTATATTTCACTATATTTCACATTGCAAGCACATAATTTGTAGCCACACCAACACATGGCTTTTGGAAAGACAACGTCAGTGTCTCAGTGGCTTGGTCGGCACTGCTCTGGtccagaccaaaaaaaagtcaactaTTAGATGGATTAACATGAAATGTTGTGCAGAGATTAATGTTCCACCATAGGGTTAAACTTTAACTTAACTGTCTTTTCATCTGGCAGGGCAACGGTCGAGTCCGAGTTGAACATTGACCCGTGGCTTACATTGATCTcgaccaaatacctgcaaaacgaATTACTACTCCATCAGCCCCGCTGCCCAAGTACATCCTCACAAAGCCACTATAGCAGGACTGTCGATTTTGAGACTTATTGCTAGAGATCGAGTGGCTACCCACTGTGATGTGAGCTACCATtttgagtttggcattttggccagcgccatcttgttttaaaacccccccccaaatgtttaatgtttggaGAAGCAGGGGGCGGGCCAGACTGAGagcacgcccacctacaccccgccacctgcacccattggacggtactaggTGTCGATCACACAGTATCCACACCCAATGCAttctgtgctttatcgtctattttactcggACCATAATTtaccaaatgaacatcatgctgtatttaAGAGgacttgaaactggagattgagaccataaactcctcaggaatttttttttactgacgttatgaatcaagtgaaaagtggggtcattttctcatagacttctgtagactgtttttcaaaaaaaaaccaaacgaTGGCGTCGCCCTTTGCTGGTCATTCCAGTCACATTTCCCCTTCATGAGATGTGTCAACACAACAACGGTCGGTGATGGTGACAACTCGTCAGGGTCCAAAAAGTCCAAAATTGACTGTTCACCATGACCCGAGAGGAAACGGCGAATGAGTTAATGAGAGGGAGTTCTCAGGTACATCATCCTCCACTCGCCGGCTGGCACCAACTGCTTATTGTGTGCAGACTGCTTTCCCTTCAGCCCAATTCTATTCCGCGCACGTTAGACCATCTGAGTGGATAAACAGTCCCCATCTCTCTTCCGCTCCCTGTCTGcgtcgctctctgtctctcctgcaggtgtatcacacacacaaaaaaggggaaaggatGAAATCCTGTGTATATTAGAATGATGTGTTTCCTGTGGGAGCCGATGGGAAACTTGGTAAAGGGGAAGAGTGAGAGGAGTATGAATTGAAgagtagcatttttttttctatcattgtTATTATGAGAAGGCCATCGCGGCGCTCCCTCGCCTCTTTCCCTTATTCCCTGTTCAGTTAGAAATGTATTTGCTTATGCAGAGACCGTTATACTTGCTTGTACAGACAGGCGAGCAAATGCAAAACTGTACCAATACCGTCGGTTCTGCCCGGGCCCCGAAGCACTCACCGAGCAGGTGGATAGCGTGTACTTATTTGTGATCTTTATTTATGCAGGGCCAGTTACTTTCCGCCTCCGGCTACTGGGACCACATGTTTCTCAGTCCCGCCCCGCGGCGTCTCTGTATTCTGCCGCGGTGAACAAATGCCCCATGCCCCTGAGTTGGGCTCATCTCCTGCAGTCCTTCTCAGCGCCGTCCGATGCTCAGACTGGCTCCGCGAAAAGAGATGGACTTTTGCAAACTATTGTTCTGAAACAAACACTGTATATGTTTATTCCAGTGCTCATAAAGCCCCACGGTTATTatcatactcacacacacacacacacacacacacacacgcgccggCAGGTTGCTGTGAGGGACTGGGGCGTTGGAATGATGATTCCCTGCCGGACCGTGTGAATCACTGGGATGAAAAATGCTCGACCATGCCGCCTCTGGCTACAATGGTCACTTCTTGCTCCAACCGGACTGGCTGCCAAGTGACAACAACCCCTTCCCCCCGGGCCCCCCACCTACCCACGGCGCCCTTCACAGCCCATCCCTTCACCTCCCATAATTGCCGTAGTGTGTGAGTCGGGTTTAAGACCAGTCACTCTAAATCAGCCTTGAATCTGCGCACGCTCCTGTGCCCATTGTTCTCTTGTCTGAGCTCTGGCAGAGCTAGTGTGGAAAAGGGCACGGCTGTCCTGGCATTTCCCTTAATGGACTTTTTAGTTAAAAGACAGGGAATTAATAAGCCGATCTGTGCGTGGAAAAGagctctttgtgtttggtgGGAAGTTACGACCAGGGATAGTTGGGGGGCTGCAGTTGACTGACAGCAGCGCTGCTCTTTTCACACTCCTTGACACATAATGGGACCAATTTTTCTCTCTACATCTCTCCCTAGTGGCCACGATTTGCTCATTACAttgatggaggggggggggagcgaggaagggagaggggaagggtgagagggagagtgaccACTGCGGAGGCAAATAGTCCGAAATCTAAGCGCTGAGAATTCCACTCTAGTCTCAATTCATTTCAGAACTGCCCTGACGTAAGCCACTCATTCAGGTGTTTGAGAATGTTGCCAAGAAATCCCCTCTTCAAAGGATGCCGAATGTTTAAAATCGTGAGGATCTGTTTGCGAGCCACTATCCCTCAGCTGACAGACCGTCTGTGTAAACCAGCACCAGACAGTTTAAGGAAAGGCGACTAATTCGTGGTCAAACACCAGACAAATCCAGTGAGGGGACGTTTACGTGACTGGAGGTCCCCCGGCGTCAGGCGGACTGCTCCTCAATCAGGGAAATCTAGGTTTAATTAACACAGAATTAAAGAGcgcagttatttttttatcaaagtcaCTGGTCTTGCTTGCTCCCTCTATAGTCCAGTGCTCCTGAAACCGGCTTAGGGCCTAATTTCACTTTTCGCTTTCACTACGAGTGGATCAACATCCACCTGGATTGTCTGCTCAGATGCAGGTCGGCTGTACTGTACACTCCAGCAAAAATCCTACAATGTATTCACACCGCAATCTCTGCATTTTATTGACTTGTATATAGCCTATCTTGCTATGGTAAtaggatttgtttttcttgtttgtttttttccttcagagagagagagcctcttAAAGTGGACACTCACAGTCACCGTGGCTTAAGTTGTTCTCCACATTGTCTAACTCACCCGAACAGAGGAGATGAATGGAACctgtccaaaaccaaaataacTCTGCGTCGCCTCGGGGAAAGTTATAATGCAAAGACTGGGAACGAATTAATGCGGTCCCCAGACGAGACAATccaataaaatgaatatttggATA contains:
- the si:ch211-256a21.4 gene encoding uncharacterized protein si:ch211-256a21.4, with translation MRFVDVGDSIGRFRFAQSCVGLTGCLCVCYAVWTPFWLKGGGLWTERNHTERDQTDVKRGAVFNALEAERVFGVLSFLMAVSTGALCLVFSLCWTSQTVRSYSNTRSLLMAGQALYPTTLLLLTMASTGFFFLLSWSLFTYQHREEIRQGPSGLGSSYWLGACGWVLLLVVEMMVFIAEQATVPDIRPDLERAVESWRISSQAGAARRSLSDRYQPGHSKSNIPPKWYSP